From the genome of Arthrobacter alpinus, one region includes:
- a CDS encoding diacylglycerol/lipid kinase family protein — protein MVGGDGMVHLGVNALAGTQVPLGIIPAGTGNDAARGLNLDPRDPGTAVEHFLKACQGVPRILDLGRIERPGQEPRWFLGALSAGFDALVNERANGWRWPRGRLRYNLAILRELITLKALDYSLVVDGVPRELAATLISVANGTSIGGGMLITPEARYDDGQLDLFVISPVPRRTFVRIFPSVYSGRHTEHPVLLIERVTEVSLASPGLVG, from the coding sequence GTGGTTGGCGGCGACGGCATGGTCCACCTGGGCGTGAACGCCTTGGCCGGCACACAGGTCCCCCTGGGCATTATCCCGGCGGGCACCGGCAACGACGCCGCCCGCGGACTGAACCTTGACCCCAGAGACCCGGGCACCGCCGTCGAACATTTCTTGAAAGCCTGCCAGGGCGTGCCGCGCATTCTCGATCTGGGCAGGATTGAGCGCCCCGGCCAGGAGCCGCGCTGGTTCCTAGGCGCCCTGTCCGCTGGTTTCGACGCGCTGGTCAACGAGCGTGCGAACGGTTGGCGCTGGCCGCGTGGACGGCTGCGCTACAACCTGGCGATCCTGCGAGAACTCATCACGCTCAAGGCGCTGGACTATTCCCTGGTGGTGGACGGTGTGCCCCGCGAACTCGCCGCCACGCTCATCTCCGTCGCCAACGGGACCTCCATTGGCGGGGGCATGTTGATCACACCCGAGGCCCGGTACGACGACGGCCAGCTGGACTTATTTGTTATCTCACCCGTGCCGCGGCGCACGTTTGTGCGGATCTTCCCCTCGGTGTATTCCGGCAGGCACACAGAGCACCCGGTGCTCCTGATTGAGCGGGTCACCGAGGTGTCCCTGGCCAGCCCCGGCCTGGTGGGCTAG